The DNA region TGTTTCACTGTTATCATCCTCAAGTTTCTTTGTGAGaataaaaatttctttttctctcttttccaacattATTTCGAGTTCTAAAATGCGGGATTGGAGTCCTATATTTTGTTCTCCCAGTTTTTCTGCTTCACTTGCTTTGTTCTCTAACTGCTCCGCCATATCTCTGTTAATTACTTGCAATGATTTCAACTCAAGTTCCAAGCTAGTTACATGTGCCTTTAATTCTTTTATCTGAGCAAATGTTTGGTTCCCATGCATATCATGCACCTCTTTGAGTGTCAaaaatttcctttctttctcAACTGAATTAGTGAAATTTTTAACCAAATCTTCTTTGGTTAGCTGAGCCATTGACATGCAGTTTGTATGGCTAAGCTTCTTGTGACACAACTTGGATTCATCTGTAGTAGCTGTGTAGGCACTATCTGGACTCTTATTCCAGTCCACAATAAAACTTTTTTCTGTCATAGCTACTATCATGAGCTTGGATCCACTAGGATCACTAATCAGGCATTCTTTGCCTTTGAATACAACTGAATAGCCCTTCTCAAGCAGTTGAGCAATGCTAAgcaaatttctatcaatttcaggcACTAACAAGACATTTGTAACAGGTTTGGTACCTGTAGGAGTGTTTATCAGCACATCTCCTTTGCCTTCAACTTTGATGAATTCTCCATTTCCGACCTTCACATTTGTTTTGAAGCTTCTGTCAATTGACTTAAAAATGCTAGCATCAAGGGTCATGTGGTTTGTGCAATCACTGTCTATCAACCATCCATCTGTAGCTTTTCTTTTAACAGCTGAACAAGAAACTGCAAAAACTTGTTCTTCTTGGTCATTGTCTTCTTCTACTACTTGAGCTTCAGCTCTTGGCTGCTGGGGTTGGTTGTATCTTGGTCTGCCTTTGTTTTTGCAAACCCTTTCTACATGACCCATCTTCTTGCAGAATCTGCACTGCACATTAGGCCTGAACCAACATACTTTACCTGGGTGACTTGCCCTTTTACAGTGTGGACAGGGTGGATATCTTCCAGCACCATCTGCTTTAGGCTCGTTTAACCAAGTATTCTTTTTTTGTAGGCAGAGGCGCTCGAGGCAGACTTGGCTTCGGCTTGAAAGGCACCTTCTTCGTGCTCCTCCTGACTGCTGGCCCTcctttgctcttgtgcatacaGAGCATTGATCAGCTCTGTTAAAGAGATGCTGGTCAGGTCCCTTGAATCCTCTAAGGAGGATATTTTTGCTTCATACCTTTCTGGTAAGGTAGAGAGCACTTTCTCCACAATCCTTGCCTCATCAAATTGCTCaccaaggagccttatgctgttaactACAGCCATGATTCTGTCAGAATACTTCTtgacagtttcttcttccttcatcttcaagttTTCAAAATCCCTTCTTAGGTTCAAGAgctgttgctgccttgtcctctcagtaccttggaactcctccttaagcttgtCCCAGGCCTGCTTTGGAGTCTCACAAGCCATGATCCTGGTGAAAATAACATCAGAAACACAGTTCTGAATGCATGACATAGCCTTGTGCTTTTTGCTTTTTTCTTCAGAGTATTGCTTCatttgagccactgttggatttgctctcaatggttctggttcaacatctgagttaaCTACCTCCCATAGATCAAATGCCTGGAGGTAGGTTCTCATCTTGACTACCCAAATGTGATATCCTTCTCCATTGAAAACTGAAGGTGTAGCTGGTGAGAAGCCTGATGAAGCCATCGTTTTGAAAGTATGCAAGAACAGGTCCACTAAGAAttaggctctagataccaattgttaggTTTTTGAGCACTTTCACTGGGTAAAGTAAGAGCTTCAACAAAAGCTTTAACAGCAACGTATTATACCCGGAtaaaatatgaaggaaaaatgCTTGGAGTTCAAGCTTTTAGCTACTGTAAAAAATGAAGAACAGAACTTAGAAGTTTTTAGAAGGTAAAGAAAGATGGAGCATATGGAAGAAAATCTGATGATTTCATTCATTTGAAATATTGGCttaaagccattacatataccagtcATTGGCTGGTCAAAAGATCAACAAATTCATCACCTAaacactacctaactccacttaTTACATTGGAACTTACAAAACTAAACTTGTACACTTAAGTAAAGTTGGTCATCAGCTCCTacatcatcaaattacatcaaATGTAAGCTTAAACTAAGTTCAAAACGAACTAGAACACACTACATAAACTTGgttacaaaagaaacaaaataaacagCTTCAGTTACACGTACTTTACCCGGGTAACTTATGTGTATGAATTCTTGCACATACTTTACCCGGATAACTTATGTGCTTGAAATTGTATGGGCTGCATGTTGacactttggcttcttcacatgCTACATGCAGGCCAATTTCCAACAACAGTTGCAATGTTTGAAGAAACAATCATATGAGAAGGTACTTTTAAATTATGTAAGCTTAAAGTGAATGAACATAATCGTGTTGGACACGTAATCCTATCTGAGACTCATAGACAAACCTGCATTTTCGTTCTGGTTCTGATTGAATACATTGCTCTTCGAAACTGATAAACTAAGATAAAGATATGCCGACACTACTCTTGTTTGAATGTTGCAGAACAAACACTTTTTCCAGTACAAGGATGATTTAAATAAAGCGAATGAGTTGGGTTGGAAAGGGAATAAAATGGCACTCCAAAATTTTTGTATTAACCAGGTGAGGTCgtgcatttgttttatttcttccAAATTAAGAATTTTGTACAATATTTTATCTAAACAGTTGATGGCTTAGGCGGATAAATTTATGGACTTATGGAATAACAACGATGAATTCCGAAAAGAATATGTTAGATGCAATGAAAGGAGCACACTTTGGAGACTGAGCACATTAGATGGCCGTGCACTTGGTCTTGGTGAAGTGCCTCCTGTAATTCCTGGAGCAGTAAGTGGAAGAGCGTTCGTGAATCATACAATGTCTGGCTTAACTTCGAAAGATCGAACACAAGAGGAAGTGGCggtggcaaaagctgaaaaggtACTTGCGGCAAAGGTTGTGGAGCAAAAGAAGTTTATGCAATCTGCTCCTACAGAAAGAGAACAGAGTAGGAATTGAGTAAGGAAGAGGAAGCGGCTAAAGCTAAGGAAGCACTAGAAAGGAAGAGGCGAAAGGCAGAGAAGGCCCAAGCTCGAGAGGATAACGAGATGCGAATGAAGCCGTCGCTAAACCACCACAAAACTTCCGGTACAACCAACATAGGGAGAAAACCTCAACAGAGGAGACCAAGCACGCAACTGTCGAAGAAGGCTCCATCAACACCAACACCCGCCCCTGACGTCGTCGATGGCGAGCATCTCacccagggatttaaattgcggttgcggtcgcgttttcggtcgcgTTGCGTTTGTCGCGGTTGCGGACATAACGGAAGCTATTGCAGTCACTAcgggtatcgcggtcgtgaatttttttaaaattcacacaacttattgtaaaacataataattttaattttaattataaaaagtcacttttaatgatttttaaagtgttttCTAATACTTATTAGAAGGTTAAAAGAATATTAAACTTGAGTAATACAGTTAACATAATCTGACTCAGAAAGCTAGGAATCTAACAATTTAATATCAGTAAAAAAATTAGAACTTGTTGTTAATGTGAAACACTTTACAGAGATATTCATCATGacacaataatttttaaaaaatgaagacAATGATACAGTAGGATatggtaataaaaaaatttttattatttatatatatttttttgttaaaatactctatgtaaatgaaaatattgattttttaatttataattgaaattaattttttaaaattttttaaatctaatttatatgagtctcaaatatttttttttaataaaattcattgaTTATATTGAAACAGGGCCAAAACAAAGTTCTAGCCAACACAATACAAAGGCCTAAGCAAAATCAGAAAAACAAAAGTCCAAGAACAAACCCAATCACAGAGCAGAATGCTAAACAAATACCACAACAAGCCTAAGGAACAAAACAAGTAAAACAAAAACAACCCAAAAACAAGCCCAAACACTGCGTAAAAACAAAAGTAGCCCAATTCCACTAACCAGCCTTTATTTTCT from Gossypium hirsutum isolate 1008001.06 chromosome A04, Gossypium_hirsutum_v2.1, whole genome shotgun sequence includes:
- the LOC121227851 gene encoding proton pump-interactor 3B, which translates into the protein MQANFQQQLQCLKKQSYEKNKHFFQYKDDLNKANELGWKGNKMALQNFCINQADKFMDLWNNNDEFRKEYVRCNERSTLWRLSTLDGRALGLGEVPPVIPGAVSGRAFVNHTMSGLTSKDRTQEEVAVAKAEKVLAAKVVEQKKFMQSAPTEREQSRN